Genomic window (Staphylococcus debuckii):
CAAGCAAAATTTCCCGATAGTCCTTTTACATTTAAAGATAATTCTGTAAAAAAACATTTGCCTGGAGATTGGGAAGCAAAAGTCCGTAGGAGGATGGACAATGTTGATGTAGTAATAGTTCTTTGTGGAACTAAAACTCATACGGCGACAGGGGTGGCTAGCGAGTTATCAATCGCCAGAGAAAAGAATAAACCATATTTTTTATTAGCAGCGTATTCTAATAAAAATTGCACTAAACCAACATCAGCCTTTGCTTCAGATAAAGTTTATAATTGGACTTGGGACAATCTCAAATTATTAATCAAAGGGAATCGATAGGAGAAATCAAACTATGAAAATATTTGTAATTCATAGGTTCAAAGAGAGTGGAAAAGCTAAAGAAATACTAAAACAATTATCAAAGGAACATAATTTGAAATTAGAACCTACTTTGTTAAATAGCACAGGAGTGGAAAAGTGGAAGCAAAAGGCTGAGAATGCTATTTATGAAGCAGAGGCTGTAATTGTTTTTAATCCTGAATCGTGCAATGAATCTAAAAACTCTCTATGGGAAATCGAAAAAGCGAAAGAAGCAAATAAAGAGATTATTGAATTTTATATTGATAGTGAAAATACATCTGCTATTTCACAATTAATTTCAAAGTATAACTTTAAGGAAGAATTCGATGAATGCTTCTCAAAAAATAATGACGATTGCTTCCAATTGTATGAAATGATGGTGCAATCATCGGAGCAGTTAATTCAAAGAAGACAAAAAACGAATGCTTTCTTTATTACAGTGATTGGTAGTTTGCTTGCTATCGCTGGTCTATTGGTTCAATCGGGAGTTTTGATGGATGAAACTGTTGGCATACTATATGGCTTATCTGTGGTGACTTTACTTCTTTGTAAGTCATGGAGTAATTTAATAGATAATTATGGGAAACTTAATAAGGCTAAATTTGATGTCATATTGCGTTTAGAAAAAGATCTTGGTGCACAGATCTATTCAGCAGAATGGGTGGCTCTCGGAAAAGGATTACGTCCCCAAAAATATAAATCATTTACAGCAACCGAAAAAAATGTACCCTTATTTTTTGGTTTGTTAATAATAGGTCTTACAGTCAGTTTGTTTATTTACAATTATGGGGGCAAGTGAGAATTTTTTAATTATCCAATAGTGTGTGACAGTTGTTGTAGTATAGATCTTATTTATTTATATATTTCTCATGATACTCCTACCAAGATTTCGCTTTGATAAGTTTGTACTATACTGAGACCCATACTTTAATTCAATTTTTTTATCGTAGTTTACATAACATCGCTTATTTATAAGAAGGTACCAAAGTATAAAGGGATAGAAGATGCTAGTTCAGCCGCATCATCTATCCCTTTTAATATGGAAAAGTATATGAAGAATTGAAGAGCAAGATTCAAGAATACATGATCTCAAATCTCCTTCAACATAGATTAGGGGGATGAATAGTATAATATAAAAAGATTACAGTAATTACCTATTTGCAGATTAACAGAGTATTGTTAGAAAACCTTAAACTATGTATCTAACATATCCCATTCATCTCCTAAAACCCATCGTAATGCAGAGAGTTTTCCGTTAATCATTCCCCATTCAAATTCATCCCACGGAATTAGCTCTTCCGAGTCATATTTCTCTTCGACTTTTTCAGCTGCTCTAAGCGCTCCTTCCCAAATATCGCGTTGGATTGGTCGTGTTGAATGGCTCTTGATTGGGAAGTTTTCTTCTTCAACAATTTGAATCATTCCTTCTTCGACTTTTTCTCTTAAAACCTGATGACGATTGTACCAAACTTTTGTGCCAAGCTCTTCGATAGCTTCGATAATTTCAGTCAGTCTTCTTGGTTCTTCAAGCCAATTATATTCAATCATTAGATCGTCAAATTCTTCTGGTTGAATATATTTTAATGCTTCACCTAAAGTTATAAAATAAAATGATTTTGCCGACGAAAAATATTCTTCGATATCCGGGTGCGGTAGTTTGTTATTTTTCTCCTGATGACTGAAATCATGAGTATTATGTGAGATAAAGACATAACGATTTTCCACCACTTCTTTTTCTCTGACAGCATCTGCATAAACCTCGATTAATATTGCATCACCAATTCCATTACGTTGTCTGTGAAACGGGGCTCGTTTATCGATAGCACGCTGTGCTGATCGAATTTTCACTGCATCTGAAATTTCAATTATGGGAGTACTACTAAACAATCTTTCTATCTGATTAACCATATCAGCTGCAGCTTCACCTAACATAGGAAGTCGATGATCAACATCATTAAGTTGAGTTATCACATCCATTTTTTGTTCTGGATCGCCAAATTTATCAATTACTTTCTTTACTCTTTTCAAAGTACTAGATAAACTTCGTCCACTTTGTTCGACGATACGGTCTTTATTTCTCTCAAATTCATCGATAATTGTCCTTGGTAGAATCAACTCCACTTTTCCTTGTTGAATTGATTCTTCAAGTGCATCTAAAGTCGCTTGTTGCTGATAATCTTTTGCAAGATCAAGCCAAACACAGGTATCAATTAGAATCTTATACAAATATTCAACATTCCTTTCATTTGATTTGAGATATTACTTTCAATTTATAACTCGGCCAATCTACAGCTTCTCTATCTATATTGAAATTATCTTCCTCTACATGTTACTTAGAGTTTTCTGCCACTGTAGGTAACTGTACTGAGATAATTAGATATTTTTTTCAAAGTCAGGAAGAAGTATCTTTCCTACGTTTTCTATACCTCTTAAAGTTCTATTTGAAAAGATATCATTGGATAATCTCTATTTGTAAATATTTGTTCTACAATAATAATAACAAACTATAGACCAACTATCAGAAATTCATGAAGGTAGAATAATAATTAAATTAAAAATAGTAGTTCAAAAAAACGTTCCGAATAAGAAATGATGCAAGCGAGTGGTGTTTTTAAATCATGTGCAAGATTTTGAATCAACTCATATTTTTCTTGCTGCTCAGATTTAATTTGTCCCATCTGTTCTGTTATTTCTTTTGCCATCTTATTAAAAGAGTGACTGAGTTCTTTGATTTCGCGTGGAGAATTGAAATTAATCGGTTCCATTTGGTAATTGCCATTTGCAAACTCTTTAGTTTTAAGATTAAACACTTTAATTCGTTGTACAAGCGGAGTTAAAAATAAACTGCAGATCAACAGTGCTAAACAACTTGAGATTATCGCACTAATGGTCAGTAGGGCCGTGGTATGACCATTAAATAACATTAACTTATAGGCCATACCTAAAATTGTAGATGCCAGCAAGATACTTGAAAGTACACCGATAATGACTTGAGTTCTAATTGAAAACATCAACTTTGTTTCCTTTCGAAAGTATATCCCAGTCCCCAAACTGTCTTAATTGTATAATCATGATAGTTGAATTGCTCGAATTTTTCACGTAAACGATGAATATGGACGTTGACTGTGTTTACATCTTCGTAGTAATCATATTGCCACACTTCTTGGATCAATTCTGATTTTGAAATGACTTCATTTTCATGTTTTCCTAAATACCACAACAATTCAAATTCTTTAATACGTAAGTTGACGGGTTCATCATAAATGAGTGCGCGTTTCTGAGTATCGTTCAATTCGAGTGCGCCGAATTTGAGGCAAGACTGCAAATTCATGCATCTTTGTACACGATTTAGCAGATTGTTTGCACGAAGTACTAATTCTCGAGGGCTGAATGGCTTGGTCATATAATCATCTGCACCTAAAGTCAGTGCATAAATAGTATCTTGTTCTTGAGTCTTAGCGGATAAGTAAATAAACGGGATGTCCAGTTGCCTCTGTTTCATTTCTTTAACAACATCGTAACCATTGAGTTCAGGCATCATAATATCTAAAACAATTAAATCAATTGAATCATTAAGGTGTTGAAGTGCTTCTTCACCGTTCGAAGCAGTCGTAACAGTATAACCTTCATATTCAAAGTAGGTTTGGCAGATATCTACAATGTCTTTTTCATCGTCTACGAGCAGGATGTGGTTCATGTTTGTATTCACCTTTTTCTTTAATATATAGGATCATAGATTTTAAGGATATCTTATTAAGAATAGCAGGATTCATAAGAAGGATAATAAAAAATGCAAGTTGTACCGGATAAGTAAAAATCATATCCGATAGAATATAATTTAGCATAACAAACGCACCAAAGAAACTCGCAATTTGTGACATTATTCCGAACAATAATCCTAGACCGATTGCTACTTCCCCTAAAGGCACTATAATATTGAAAATTCCTGTAGTATGAGCCACGATATGTTCAAAAAATAATTTAAACCATATAGGTGAATCTTCATTCTGAATGACCACAGGCACTAAACCATTGATAGTAAAGCCACCTGTTAATTTTTCCCAGCCTTGTACAAATATATAACCGCCTGAACCTACACGGATAATGAAAATGATAATGTATTGAATATAGTGAATAATATTTTGGTAATTGTTCATGTTGTTTCTCCTTTGAGGTAATTTGATTTAAAAATCGGGAGCAAATCAAAGAGCAAAAGCTGGGATATTATGATGTCCCAGCCTCGTAAATTCTATTCTGACTTTGATTTATTTTACTTTAGCTGCACCAAAAATCACATGCGCTTTCTTGCAATAAATAGTAACTTCATTATATTTATCTAAATCTGCACCTTGAATATCGAAAGTTTGATCCGGCTTATTATAATCTACCATTTCTAATTGTTTACCTTCTTTGATATTACCGTCTTTAGTCAAATATACATATAAGTCAGGACCTTTAGCTGATTTGAAGTCTGTCAGCATAATTTTGCCATGTTCAATCTTAACGTTACCTTCTACATGTTCTTCACCAGATTTAAACTCACCTGTCAGTGTTTTATGTGCCCTATCACTGTGTTGATGATTATGTTGTTCTGTTTTATGATGTTCATGTTTTTCTTCTTTCTCTTGGTTGCCGCATCCACCTAGAATAAGTGCTGTAGTAAAAGAAGCTGCTGCTATCCAATATGCTGGTTTCATCTAAACTCCTCATTTCTCTATTTATTTGAAATATGTTGAGTTAATTATATGTTGAACCTGAACGTCATACCATTAACTGTTTATTAATTGAAACATAACTTTTCATCGTGTCGAAATTGTGTCTAGGAAAAAACAAAGAGCCAAGACATTAAAATGTCTCAGCTCTGCTCCCAATAAGCATTAATCTGCTTTATCTTTACGTTCTTTCTTCTCTTTTTTATCTTTATGACGTTTTTCTCTATGATGTTTATCTTCGTCATCATCTTCTTCGATTTCTACTTTACGCTCTTCGTTATATTCATATTTTAAAATAACAGTAATGATTTGATGATTTTCAACTTCTGAAATAATCCATCTATCATAGAATGTATCTACGTAATCATTTTGTTGCAAGTTTGTGTTGTGTGCTTGCAGCCAACCGCCGATAGTATCGATGTCTTCTGAGTCTTCAAATTCGATACCGAAATCCTCTGTTAAATCTTCAAGCAATACGCGACCGTTAATTTGGTAAGTATTTTCTCCGAGTTTAACCACATCATTGACTTCATTTTCATCGAATTCATCTCGAATTTCACCGACAATTTCTTCTAAAATATCTTCCATCGTTAAAATACCTGCTGTACCGCCGTACTCATCAATAATCAAACTGATGTGTACACGTTCACGCTGCATTCTAATTAATGCATCGCTAATACGTGTAGTTTCTGAAATTAATGGGAGTTCATGAATGTAATTAGCAATTTTAAGCGGTTTGCCTGAAGCATACTCAGTTAAGAATTCTTTTACATTGATGAAACCTTTGATATGGTCTTTATCTCCATCTTCAGTAATCGGATAACGTGTAAATTGATATTCTTTAATCGTTTCTAAAAGTTCATCCACTGTAAACGGTTCGTTTAAAGTGACCATTTGCGTTCTTGGTACCATGACGTCTTTAGCTTGTCTCTCATCAAATGAAAAGATATTTTGCATATACGCTAATTCTGTCTGATTGATTTCACCGCTATTATAACTGTTGTTGATAATCATTTTGATTTCTTCTTCAGACATTGCATCGTTGTTTTCGTCGGGATCAATTCCAAAGATGCGAATAATCATACGCGCTGAGCCATTCATTAACCAAATTAACGGTTTCATGATTAAGCCGAAATAATAAAGCGGACGTGCATAAAGTAAGGCAATCTTTTCAGTGTGCTGAATTGCAAAAGTTTTAGGTGCTAATTCACCTAATACTACATGCAAATAGGTTACAACTAAGAATGAAATAACAATTGAAATGGTTGTATTTAGGGCACCCGGTAAAGGTAATAATTCAAAGACAGGATGTAATAATTTAGAAAAGACAGGCTCTCCTAACCAACCTAATCCTAAAGATGTAACTGTGATACCAAGTTGACAAGCTGACAAATAATAATCAAGATTGGTAATCATTTTCTTGACCACTTTGGCACTACCGTTGCCCTCTGATATCATTTCTTCAATTTTTGTTGCTCTTACTTTTACTAAAGCAAATTCAGATCCTACAAATACTGTAGTTAAAGCGATTAAAAATATAAATATAACTAAATTTATTATGGTCGTACTATCCAATTAGTTCCCTATTGCTAGGGATTCACCTCCAAAATTATATGCCGCTGTGTACGGCATTGATGTATATTTCGTAATACTTAATGTTACATGAATTAAAGCTACATCCTTCCCATGATCACAGCGACACCTCCCAACTAGCGTAAAATCTAACAAGAATATCATACCATAATAGCAAGTGAAATAGTAAATTTTTTGGATTGAATCACTCGGAATTCCATCACACAAATTCATCACAATTTTAAAGTACTTTGTCGAAAAAAACAGCCGATTAACCAGACAATAAAACGCTCTTGTTTATTATCCTTAATCAGCTGCTTTATTCAATATATTTATTTACCTACCACAGTAAATAACATTTTAAAGTGAGCCCGAATTAACAGGCTCACTTTATCTATAATGCGCTAAATTGAATTGAATTTCAAATTTAATTATTCATCCATAGATTCTGCAGCTGCAATTTCATCTGCTGTCGGTTTACGTTTCAATAAACCGTAGATGACAGCACCGATAACAGAACCGATAGCAATTGCTAATAATGTTTGTAAAGAATGGCTCCAGTCTGTACCGAAGATGACGAAGATACCACCATGCGGCGCATGGATAGAAGAGCCTAATGCAAGTGCGATTGCTCCAGCTACACCTGAACCGACCATCATTGATGGAATAACTCTTAATGGGTCCGCTGCTGCAAATGGAATAGCGCCTTCTGTGATAAATGAAGCACCCATTACAAAGTTAGGAACGATTGAACCACGTTGTGCTTTAGTAAATTTACGTTTGAAGATAAGCGTCGCTAAAGCGATTGCGATTGGCGGCACCATACCTCCGACCATTGCTGCAGTAATAGGAGCTGCATTACCTTCTGTTAAAGCTGCTGTTGCGAATACATAAGCGGCTTTGTTGAAAGGTCCACCCATATCGATAGCCATCATTGCTCCGATAACAAGACCTAGTAACATGATATTAGCACCTGATAAACTGTTTAAGCCGTTTAATAATAAATGGTTAATCCAAGATGCTGGCGGGTTGAATACATAAATCATGAGTAAACCAGTGATCGTTACAGATAATACTGGATAAATTAATGTAGGTTTTAAACCTTCTAATGATTGAGGCATACGGCGAGTCATCGCTTTAATACCTTCAGTTAAATAACCTGCTAAGAAACCGGCAATAATACCGCCGATGAATCCTGAGTCACCGCTGATTGCTAACATACCACCGACTAAACCAGCTGCCATACCTGGTTTATCTGCAATACTACGAGCAATGAATGCAGCAAGGATTGGAATAATTAACGCGAAGGCACTGTTTTTACCTATATTCCATAACTGTTCGGCGAAAGCATTGTAATCTGAAGCTTTCGGATCGAAGGAGTTAGGACCGAACATAAAGGCGATTGCCATTAAGATACCGCCGGCGATAACCAGTGGCAACATATTAGAAACACCGTTCATCAAGTGTTTATAAATTGTTTTACCGACACTTTGTTTCTCAGTTTTACCGCCATTTTGACCTTGTGCGCCTTTGCCGTGTCCTTCTTTTGCTCTAAATGGTGCACGGTCTGTTGCCAACGCTAAGTCGATTAATTCTTCAGGACGTTTAATTCCATCTGCTACAGGAACTTGAACTACATTTTTACCGTCAAAGCGGTCTGTTTCTACATGAACGTCTGCAGCCACAATAATACCATTTGCTTTTTCAATATCTTCTGGAGTCAAACGGTTTTTAATACCGCTTGAACCATTCGTTTCGACTTTCATTTTAACGTCCATTTTTTTAGCTTGTTTCAGCAACGCATCTTTAGCCATGTACGTATGGGCAATACCTGTAGGACAAGCAGTTACACCAAGAACGTAAGGTTCATCTGATTCCGATCTTTCACCTTCAGCAGCTGGATCTACAGTTGCTTCTTCCTCTTCATCTGGTGCTTCATCATCTGCTTTGTCAATAATTGCTAGTACTTCGTCAGGTGTTTCAGCATGCAATAATGCTTCTCTGACGTTGTCATCCATTAAAATACCTGATAATTTTGCGAGTGCATCTAAGTGTGTTTGCGCACCGCCTTCAGGAGCTGCAATCATAAAGAACAAATGCGCGGGTTGACCATCTAAACTTTGATAATCTACCCCTTCTTTAGATTTTCCGAAAGCAATAGCTGGTTTTTTAACCGCCGCTACTTTCGCGTGCGGAATCGCAATTCCTTCACCGATACCTGTTGTACTTTGTCCTTCTCTTGCAAAAATAGCGTCTTTGAAAGCTGCTTTATCACTTAAAATGCCTGCTTGGTCTAATTGATCAACTAGTGTATCAATAACGCCTTCTTTAGTCGTTGCATCAACATCCATTGCGATTGTATCGCGTGTTAACAATTCAGTTATTCTCATGCATTGTCACTCCTTTTCTAAGTCTGTCAAAACTATTTTTTCCCTTACTGCTTCGATGTCTGCTTTTTCAGCTAAATCATCACTGAATGCGGTTGCGGTACCTGAAGCAACTGCATTGCGAAACGCTTCTGTTACGTTCATTCCATTTTCCAAACCTGCAATCATACCAGCAACTGTACTGTCACCAGAACCGACAGTATTGATAACTTCACCTGTCGGAACTTCAGCTTTGATTTGGTGTTTATCATCAATATAAATCGCACCATCACCGCCGAGAGATACAATGACTGCATGTGCACCTTTCGCCAAAATTTCTGTACCGAAACGCACTACATCTGCATCCGATTTGATTTGTGTATTGAACATTACTTCCAATTCATCTTTATTCGGTTTAATGAAGAAAGGATGGTAAGGCAATACCGCTTCTACCAAGTGTTTCTCAGCATCCACCACTAACTTCGCGCCTGTTTCTTTCGTAATTTGTGCAATTTGTTCATAAGCATCATCCGGTATACTCTTAGGCACGCTGCCTGCTACCACAACTGTGTCTTCTGCTGAAGTTTGTTTAATTTGAGAAAGTAAAGATTGGAAAGCTTCTTCTGAGATAGCTGGTCCATTGGCGTTAATTTCTGTTTCTTCGCCTGACTTTAATTTCACATTAATTCTTGTATCTTCTTCTACTTCAATGAAACCTGTCGGAATTTGCGCACTTTCCAAAGCATTTTTAATGAATGCACCCGGAAAACCTCCGATAAAACCTAAAGCTGTGGAATCCGTATTTAAAGTTTTCAACACTCGAGAAACATTAATACCTTTGCCTCCAGCAAATTTATAAGTTGCATTTGCGCGATTAAGCTCTCCTGTGGCAAAATCAGCAACTTTCATTACATAATCAATAGACGGATTGAATGTTACCGTATATATCATGATTGTCCTCCTTCTAATACGAATTGTTTATGATAGGCTTTGATATCTTGGCGTTGCAATGCTTTGTTGGAAGTTACAATCAAAGCTTGTTTTTGTTTTGGCAAGTGAACGTTTGCGAAGTAAGTATGCGCGAATTTGGATGAATCGAGTAAAATATAAATTTGTCCTCCCGATTGCATGGCTGTTTCTTTCACATAAGCTTCTTGTTCATCAGGCGTAGACAGCCCTTTTTCTAAATCCACACCATTCATACCAATAAAAACCTTGTCGAAATGATATCTTTTTATTGTCTCTATAGCTTTCGGACCTACTGCTGCCAAAGTATTCGGTTTAACTTCTCCGCCGATGACGATAGTTTTAAACCCTTTTTGCAGTAACGCTTCTACATGAGTCAGTCCGTTAGTTACGGCAACGATATTTTGAGCGGTAATATAGTCGATCATTTCATAAGTTGATGATCCGGCATCAATATAGATACAGTCATTATCTTCCACTTTCAGAGCAGCTGCTTTCGCAATTTCTCTTTTTTCTTGTGTGTTGCGTCCTTTCTTCTCAGACAATTTAGGTTCACTGAGTGAAGTTGTCTTTAAAGTAGCGCCGCCATGTACACGTTGCAGTTTACCTTGATGCTGCAACTTTGATAAATCACGGCGAATAGTGGAAGCACTGCAGCCTGTCATCTCAATCAATTCTTGCAAAGTGAGAAATTCTTTCTCCTTTAATAAATTGATAATGACCTCGAATCTTTTTTCCGTTATCATATCGTCACCTCATTTCTATTCCATTATAATGTTTCCGCTTACATAAATCAACCAAAATCTTTCATTTTCATTCAAAAAACAATCATTTAAAGGTAAAAAAAGCAGATGAACGTCTGTTCATCTGCTTCAATCTGCATGATGATTAGCGACATCGGCCAATATCGCATTGGTTACTTTCGCTAAATCTTGTACATGTACTTCCATTTGAACGCCGCGTTGTCCACCACTGACAAAGATTGTTTCTTGTTGCTCGGCAGACTGATCGATGACAGTAGGATAAAGATGTTTCATACCTACGGGCGAACAACCGCCGCGGATATAGCCTGTTACTTTAGTAAGATCTTGAAGCGGAAGCAAATGCAATTTTTTCTCTTTAACCGCTTGTGCAGCATGTTTCATATTTAAATTTCCTTCAACTGGAATTACGAATACATATGGGTCGCTATCATTATTAATAAAAACTAATGTTTTAAAAACTTGTTCTGGTGAAGCATCAATTAATTTAGCTACTTCTTGTCCTTCTATATGCATTTTTCCCATTTTAAATGTACGCACATCATACTGGATACCTTCATTTTCTAGAATACGCATCGCATTGGTTTTCTTCTGTTTCATGTCATTCACCTCATGCCTCAAATATAGCATTTTTAGACTTTTAAAAGAACTCGTCCTGCTTATTTACTATTTTAGACAAAAAAACAAGGTGACTGACCATATCTTAGTGTTCGCAATCAGCGACCCTTAGTGTCAGATGCACCTTGTGAAGTGAAATCTTCTAATAAATGTTTGCTCGTTTTCAAGTTAATAGATGTAATCGAAATTACAAATGCTTTCTCTGCTTTATTTGTGTCTACATGTTGCTTACTTTCTGATTGTGCCTGATGACTAATGTCATTTCCAGCAACCGCGCTATAAGATGGAGGCGGTCCACTTTCTTTCGTTTCATTTGAAGAAACTTGCTTGCCTTGCATAAAAGTAGTCACACCGTTTTGGAATTTAGCAAGCTCTGTTTCATTCGATACTAAGACAAGTAGAAAAACCAGACAGCAAGTCAGAATGCCAGCATAAATCCATAATAATACTGTTCTCATTCTACTTCCCTCGTCGTTCTGTTATCGTGTTTACAATATTAACACACAAATAAGGCTAAATCTTTATGTAGCATGCTATTTAAACCAAATGTAATATACGTAATAAATGTAACACAATCGATATTTTTTAAAGGTGACAACTCTATTTAATGTAAGAGTTTTCAATTCAATAAACACCATGATTTCATCCATATAAAAACGTGCAGGAAACCTTTTTTCATTTCGTTTCATCTGCACGTCTTTACTTGCTTTTAATTCAATTATGTTACAAATCTAATACATTTAATTTAAGCGTCATTATTCTAACGCATTCTGCGCTTGCTCAATAGCTTGTTGAATAAAATGATGCGCAGCTGTTAGTTGTTGAAGTTCCGCTTCTGCCAATTGAATTGGTAAGCGTTTTGCAATTCCTTCTCTAGAGATTAAGGATAATAAGCTGAGTGCTCCTTCTTTAAAACCATATTCTCCATGTACTTCTGCACTGACTGGTTCAATGCTTTGTTCATTGAGCAAAATAGCATGTGCGAGTTGTACAGCCGCTCTCGAAATAGCTGAATTCGTCCAGCCTTTTTTCTGGAAGACTTCGAATGATACTTCGTCAATACGTTTGGAGATTACATTCTTATCTATTGGTGTGCTGCCTGTTAAGCTTTCAAACTCTTCTAATTCAATGCCATGGATTCTCACTCTGCTCCAAATCGGTACACCATGCGAACCATGTTCACCTAATACAAATGCTTCTACATTTTTCGGGTCTACCTTATAATGGTCTGCAATTAACGCTCTGAATCTTGAAGATTCTAAGATTCTCCCTGTACCGATAACCTTTTCAGCAGGATAACTTGAAGCCTGTCCTAAGTAAGTCATCGCATCTACAGGATTTGAAATCACTATAACGACAGCTTCTTGTGTTACTTGGTTCAGCTGTTCAAATACTGAATGAATAATTGAACTATTCGCTCGTGTCAATAAGGTACGATCTGCCATATCTGGAGTAGAAGGCGCGCTTGCAGAAACAATCACTATCTCTGCATCCGCTAAATCTTGGTAACTGCCCTCATATATCTTGATATGATGCGTATGATTTAAACCTTGTAAATGATGATGATCTAAGGCTTCCCCGTGTGCTAAATCTTCATTTGTATCTATCAATACAATTTCTGAAAAAGCACCTAGATACTGTGCATCCGTTAATACTTGGCTGCCTACGCGTCCTGTTCCGATAATGCCTAACTTTGTCATATGATTACCACCTGTTGTCAGTTATTTTGCTTCATACGGTACAACGTCTTTACCGTATTTTTTCTCAATAAAGTTTTTCATATCTTTTGATTGTAAGACTTTAATTAACTCTTGGAATTTCTTATCGTTCTTATGCCCTTCTTTTACTGCAAGGATATTAGCGAATGGAGATGATTTATCTTCCATGACAATCGCATCTTTAGAAGGTTTCAAACCGTTATCCATCGCATAGTTGGAGTTCATAATTACAGCTGCCCCTTCTCCGCTTTTATATGTTTTTGGTAAAAATTCTGCGCCTTGTTGATTGTTGAATTTCAGGTGTTTTTTATTTTCAACAATGTCATCAAATTTAGCATCTTCTATTTTGACACCTTTTTTAAGTTTCACTAGACCTTCATTAACAAAGAATGATAAGAAACGGCCTTCTTCAGCCGGATTATTGGAAACATAAATTGTAGAGCCGTCCGGAATATCTTTAATATTTTTATACTTCTTACTATAGACACCCATCGGCGTTGTAAATACTTTTCCGACTTCTTCAATCTTATAACCGTGCGACTTTTTCTCCGCGTTTAAATAAGGGACATGTTGGAATAAGTTCGCATCTATATCTCCTTTATCCAACAATTTATTCGGTACTTTATAATCATTCACTACTTTAATTTCTAGGTCATAACCTTTTTTCTTCATTTCTTCTTTAGCATGTTCTAATACTTCTCCATGCGGTGCTGGGGATGCTGCTACGGTTATTTTCTTATTTTCAGCGCTTTTGCTTTGGCCGCACGCCGCAAGTGTAAAGATGACTGCTAACAATGCAAACAAACTTATGAATTTTTTCATGTCTATTGACA
Coding sequences:
- a CDS encoding MetQ/NlpA family ABC transporter substrate-binding protein, which gives rise to MKKFISLFALLAVIFTLAACGQSKSAENKKITVAASPAPHGEVLEHAKEEMKKKGYDLEIKVVNDYKVPNKLLDKGDIDANLFQHVPYLNAEKKSHGYKIEEVGKVFTTPMGVYSKKYKNIKDIPDGSTIYVSNNPAEEGRFLSFFVNEGLVKLKKGVKIEDAKFDDIVENKKHLKFNNQQGAEFLPKTYKSGEGAAVIMNSNYAMDNGLKPSKDAIVMEDKSSPFANILAVKEGHKNDKKFQELIKVLQSKDMKNFIEKKYGKDVVPYEAK